Proteins co-encoded in one Lasioglossum baleicum chromosome 3, iyLasBale1, whole genome shotgun sequence genomic window:
- the LOC143207319 gene encoding uncharacterized protein LOC143207319 isoform X3: MKSTAIILAALCVALVSSHPLPEGERLRSEALDRLMVVEADNDVALRSKRTIGILRELFPEISQDVNPEAEDRVNEVAAESQNNEVKVQFADEAPSDVAPLTPLDEVEAEDDENRNKRFLNFGFGGSSGGSGSGAGSGNFLFDIIRMVAGSGSQASGGAAIAGKAEDAPEAVPGPVTRLFVIANRGISNLIQDLILRLAATSERIVNFKARLITSII, from the exons ATGAAGTCCACGGCCATCATCTTAGCAGCGCTCTGCGTGGCTCTTGTCAGCTCGCATCCGCTTCCTGAAGGAGAACGCCTTCGATCCGAG GCACTCGATCGGCTGATGGTCGTCGAAGCCGACAACGATGTCGCCCTAAGAAGCAAACGGACGATCGGTATCCTGCGGGAACTCTTTCCCGAAATTTCTCAG GACGTAAACCCGGAAGCAGAGGACAGAGTAAACGAGGTGGCGGCAGAGTCGCAGAACAACGAGGTCAAAGTACAATTCGCGGACGAGGCACCTAGTGACGTGGCGCCATTAACACCGTTGGACGAGGTGGAAGCTGAAGATGACGAGAACAGGAACAAGAGGTTCTTGAACTTCGGATTCGGTGGCTCCTCTGGTGGTTCCGGAAGTGGCGCTGGCTCCGGCAACTTCCTCTTCGATATAATCAGG ATGGTGGCCGGAAGCGGAAGCCAAGCCAGCGGAGGAGCAGCGATTGCTGGAAAAGCTGAGGATGCGCCGGAAGCGGTGCCTGGACCGGTCACAAGGCTCTTCGTTATCGCCAACAGGGGGATATCGAACCTCATTCAAGACCTTATCCTC CGCCTGGCAGCAACGAGCGAGCGCATCGTCAACTTCAAGGCGAGACTGATCACCTCGATCATCTAG
- the LOC143207319 gene encoding uncharacterized protein LOC143207319 isoform X1 has product MKSTAIILAALCVALVSSHPLPEGERLRSEALDRLMVVEADNDVALRSKRTIGILRELFPEISQDVNPEAEDRVNEVAAESQNNEVKVQFADEAPSDVAPLTPLDEVEAEDDENRNKRFLNFGFGGSSGGSGSGAGSGNFLFDIIRQAADGAARAAGTVYRVVAGTQSLGLGLSASRDLGPAPQDAAPAAPAAPAGSSTAGSSSNAPAASGAGSLPPMVAGSGSQASGGAAIAGKAEDAPEAVPGPVTRLFVIANRGISNLIQDLILRLAATSERIVNFKARLITSII; this is encoded by the exons ATGAAGTCCACGGCCATCATCTTAGCAGCGCTCTGCGTGGCTCTTGTCAGCTCGCATCCGCTTCCTGAAGGAGAACGCCTTCGATCCGAG GCACTCGATCGGCTGATGGTCGTCGAAGCCGACAACGATGTCGCCCTAAGAAGCAAACGGACGATCGGTATCCTGCGGGAACTCTTTCCCGAAATTTCTCAG GACGTAAACCCGGAAGCAGAGGACAGAGTAAACGAGGTGGCGGCAGAGTCGCAGAACAACGAGGTCAAAGTACAATTCGCGGACGAGGCACCTAGTGACGTGGCGCCATTAACACCGTTGGACGAGGTGGAAGCTGAAGATGACGAGAACAGGAACAAGAGGTTCTTGAACTTCGGATTCGGTGGCTCCTCTGGTGGTTCCGGAAGTGGCGCTGGCTCCGGCAACTTCCTCTTCGATATAATCAGG CAAGCGGCCGACGGGGCGGCAAGAGCGGCGGGCACGGTGTACCGCGTGGTGGCAGGTACGCAGAGCCTAGGGCTCGGCTTAAGCGCCTCCCGGGACTTGGGCCCGGCTCCCCAAGATGCCGCCCCTGCTGCCCCAGCTGCTCCAGCTGGTTCCTCCACGGCGGGATCCTCGAGCAACGCACCGGCCGCGTCAGGAGCCGGCAGCCTACCACCG ATGGTGGCCGGAAGCGGAAGCCAAGCCAGCGGAGGAGCAGCGATTGCTGGAAAAGCTGAGGATGCGCCGGAAGCGGTGCCTGGACCGGTCACAAGGCTCTTCGTTATCGCCAACAGGGGGATATCGAACCTCATTCAAGACCTTATCCTC CGCCTGGCAGCAACGAGCGAGCGCATCGTCAACTTCAAGGCGAGACTGATCACCTCGATCATCTAG
- the LOC143207319 gene encoding uncharacterized protein LOC143207319 isoform X2, with product MKSTAIILAALCVALVSSHPLPEGERLRSEDVNPEAEDRVNEVAAESQNNEVKVQFADEAPSDVAPLTPLDEVEAEDDENRNKRFLNFGFGGSSGGSGSGAGSGNFLFDIIRQAADGAARAAGTVYRVVAGTQSLGLGLSASRDLGPAPQDAAPAAPAAPAGSSTAGSSSNAPAASGAGSLPPMVAGSGSQASGGAAIAGKAEDAPEAVPGPVTRLFVIANRGISNLIQDLILRLAATSERIVNFKARLITSII from the exons ATGAAGTCCACGGCCATCATCTTAGCAGCGCTCTGCGTGGCTCTTGTCAGCTCGCATCCGCTTCCTGAAGGAGAACGCCTTCGATCCGAG GACGTAAACCCGGAAGCAGAGGACAGAGTAAACGAGGTGGCGGCAGAGTCGCAGAACAACGAGGTCAAAGTACAATTCGCGGACGAGGCACCTAGTGACGTGGCGCCATTAACACCGTTGGACGAGGTGGAAGCTGAAGATGACGAGAACAGGAACAAGAGGTTCTTGAACTTCGGATTCGGTGGCTCCTCTGGTGGTTCCGGAAGTGGCGCTGGCTCCGGCAACTTCCTCTTCGATATAATCAGG CAAGCGGCCGACGGGGCGGCAAGAGCGGCGGGCACGGTGTACCGCGTGGTGGCAGGTACGCAGAGCCTAGGGCTCGGCTTAAGCGCCTCCCGGGACTTGGGCCCGGCTCCCCAAGATGCCGCCCCTGCTGCCCCAGCTGCTCCAGCTGGTTCCTCCACGGCGGGATCCTCGAGCAACGCACCGGCCGCGTCAGGAGCCGGCAGCCTACCACCG ATGGTGGCCGGAAGCGGAAGCCAAGCCAGCGGAGGAGCAGCGATTGCTGGAAAAGCTGAGGATGCGCCGGAAGCGGTGCCTGGACCGGTCACAAGGCTCTTCGTTATCGCCAACAGGGGGATATCGAACCTCATTCAAGACCTTATCCTC CGCCTGGCAGCAACGAGCGAGCGCATCGTCAACTTCAAGGCGAGACTGATCACCTCGATCATCTAG